In Tiliqua scincoides isolate rTilSci1 chromosome 1, rTilSci1.hap2, whole genome shotgun sequence, the following are encoded in one genomic region:
- the QSER1 gene encoding glutamine and serine-rich protein 1 isoform X2, whose product MMDRNYPPAPGFPDPLAPVAAAAASSQPATAWAYDRGASSLKPSLSYGGGHPSETDLLHRQTYTASHQLPAFATTPHPTGLSGIFDNSMHSGNSNTKETSVMNFLTAIESRNAQAVSSGATLLPQFRSPTWQPGMHSSTELFVTGALPASAAFPPTSAYQHPNVFNSRSFATTPSLTLQDATFSTSNGLLTAHDPLVQIKTSQGTVPTALTFERLGSSVLSTSVPPQSSTYRSAQESAPHLLQPQFSLLPSSLGGAQQAPQVYSSSLFTGSTASIERALQRECSVIKHHQRPSSTQSVQAQLTGSQHSLHNYLSSSGGPDFQDTSRQSSLSCSPVGDAAQVSNGGPQQKTSQVSVELAQSYTSAITSPGFPSVSNSKAKHCSTKQPSRSTKTPKPQSIASTVQTQSYSKTAQSQNSVIAGQAQIYSIAQLPSLLSVSQSQNYVSTQSQNMPSVSPAQVFSAIKVEKLPSLYKTLAFSGQSQAITSGSQTLSYSSGQQVLSSVSNENYSGQTRDLSSDSQSQNYSSSHSQGLSTVSQSQVSYSSQSQVLSVISPSETYTTGQSLTLTSPSLPFSSSHVQNLSTSSPPQNYISLHSQAQESSSPQSQKFLPVVQSTSFAIPVHSQALQNSQSSMDTKSYVKRKSDPNLYQTSKQDDQFSMQDLQSLQSQTSLDSTTHGLTNNEVHAQDATYKVSKADNRYSQSVIKSNSRIEDQVVGLTFQETKKDERMVSSVAQLTQQIGHVTNVVSQDIKKTANLMQPTQVNVDTKELSQPHSLLHNMHEAKASEQQSQVTSSPSQLHTQAIRNGPQLCLPSAQILLESACDLHMLQQSILQSGLGHAKASPQVQRIQSPQQVTHQFLQVDGHMIQSNGGHSQQQLHPQNSEVMKMDIPEPSKPLQQHLTSKDNFVQPDHESKNQFVSLGSVCFPESMLLGDDRNILSNVDDILAATAAACGVTPSEFAKSASNEEEIHSAENGDHSKSQFQTIDVRHATPSFSTSPTVVGKPLGINSISLNGGQVTLNLTTVSAVHSKNMNLDQQHIETSGQSIPLRVATSELEQRQEQASGIVKQQSSINNESEGKKNVQMDGSINLKDVNLVSSGRTLNEGSAVSSSNFNMDSDSIVAGSKATVSLQPISMQQPGDGNGSKTEEENQVLLHEDFPKQKDKGQNQIKNAGEDDTNQKQLRRGVGQCKRQNSRGTDVSLPYSSPVSETYETYQHQEKMRQKIKEVEEKQPEVRTGFIASFLDFLKSGPKQQFSAPAVRVPNRVRRPVAPVIRAPCHTPPSKPQVAVAPAPLEGNVEISNKKGNEESKRNSEALPSFSSDEDSVGGNQDLQKSITSALSTLDDTSSKKKKSEMEKTASNATISTVVKKEPSHITAPADPQVKTCLVQSEKDNVATDLLAKTQATAAIEGHIEDENGDSGGEGMYRERDEFVVKIEDIESLKAALKAGKEPPAIWKVQKALLQKFVPEVRDGQREFAATNSYLGYFGDAKSKYKRIYVKLIDNTNKKEYVRVCSKRPVLKPLQSTRTAHSKPSTSVSKVPDPPAPKMTTVTTKVSSVKPKAKQPKIKAEPPPKKRKIWKEEFPSSPQHKTDEDNGPPAPLVARFLNTRAMKETFRSFMELLVSIALDPDTMAALEKSNAIYTNQKAHHKPVSSVLLMFSECFQCYAGLVAVLF is encoded by the exons ATGATGGACAGGAACTACCCGCCGGCCCCCGGCTTCCCCGACCCGCTGGCTCcagtcgccgccgccgccgcgtcCTCCCAGCCGGCCACCGCCTGGGCCTACGACCGGGGCGCCAGCAGCCTCAAGCCCAG tttaaGCTATGGAGGCGGGCATCCATCAGAAACGGATCTGCTTCACAGACAAACATACACAGCTTCTCATCAGCTTCCTGCATTTGCTACCACACCTCACCCCACTG GTCTTTCAGGGATTTTTGATAACTCTATGCACAGTGGCAATAGCAACACTAAGGAAACATCAGTTATGAATTTTCTGACTGCAATAGAATCCCGCAATGCTCAGGCTGTTTCTTCAGGAGCAACTCTCTTACCACAGTTCAGGTCTCCAACATGGCAGCCAG GTATGCATTCTTCAACTGAACTTTTTGTTACTGGAGCCTTGCCTGCTTCTGCAGCTTTTCCACCAACTTCAGCTTATCAGCATCCCAATGTGTTTAACAGTAGAAGCTTTGCTACCACACCTTCTCTGACACTTCAAGATGCAACTTTCAGCACGTCAAATGGGCTTCTAACTGCTCATGATCCTTTAGTTCAGATCAAGACATCCCAAGGCACAGTTCCTACTGCACTGACATTTGAGCGCCTTGGCAGTTCCGTGTTAAGTACCAGCGTACCACCACAGTCTTCAACATATCGCTCCGCTCAAGAATCTGCACCCCATCTCTTGCAACCACAGTTTAGTTTGTTGCCTTCATCACTTGGAGGCGCTCAGCAAGCTCCTCAGGTGTATAGTTCATCTCTTTTTACTGGTTCTACTGCCTCTATTGAAAGAGCACTGCAGCGAGAATGTAGTGTTATTAAACACCATCAGCGGCCTTCAAGTACACAGTCTGTTCAGGCACAACTAACTGGTTCACAGCATTCCTTACACAACTATTTATCAAGTTCAGGTGGACCTGATTTTCAGGATACATCCCGGCAGTCATCCTTATCTTGTAGTCCAGTTGGCGATGCTGCTCAGGTGAGCAATGGTGGACCACAGCAGAAGACCTCTCAAGTTTCAGTAGAACTTGCTCAGTCATACACATCTGCAATAACATCGCCTGGTTTCCCATCTGTTTCTAATAGCAAGGCAAAACACTGTTCTACGAAGCAGCCATCAAGGTCAACAAAGACCCCTAAGCCTCAAAGCATAGCCTCTACTGTGCAAACACAAAGCTATTCCAAAACTGCACAAAGCCAGAATTCTGTAATAGCAGGTCAAGCACAAATCTATTCTATAGCACAACTCCCAAGCCTCTTGTCAGTAAGCCAATCACAAAATTATGTTTCGACGCAGTCACAGAATATGCCATCTGTCAGCCCTGCGCAAGTATTCTCAGCCATCAAAGTTGAGAAGCTGCCTTCATTGTACAAAACTCTTGCTTTTTCTGGGCAATCACAAGCTATTACTTCTGGTAGCCAGACTCTAAGTTATTCTTCTGGTCAACAGGTATTAAGTTCAGTTTCAAATGAGAACTACTCTGGGCAAACAAGGGATCTTTCTTCAGACAGCCAATCTCAAAATTATTCTTCTAGTCATTCTCAGGGTTTATCAACAGTTAGCCAATCACAGGTTAGCTATTCATCTCAATCACAGGTTTTGTCAGTTATTAGTCCTTCAGAAACGTATACTACAGGGCAATCTTTAACATTAACTTCACCATCTCTTCCATTTTCTTCTTCTCATGTTCAAAACTTGTCCACTTCTAGCCCTCCTCAGAACTACATTTCTTTACATTCTCAGGCACAAGAGTCATCCTCTCCACAGTCTCAAAAGTTTTTGCCAGTTGTGCAGTCAACTTCTTTTGCAATTCCAGTTCATTCACAAGCATTGCAGAACAGCCAATCTTCCATGGATACAAAATCATATGTTAAAAGGAAATCTGACCCTAACTTGTATCAAACATCAAAACAAGATGATCAGTTCTCAATGCAAGATTTGCAGTCATTGCAGTCTCAAACATCTCTTGATTCCACTACTCACGGGCTAACCAATAATGAAGTTCATGCTCAGGATGCAACGTACAAGGTTTCCAAAGCAGATAATCGGTATTCTCAAAGCGTAATCAAGAGTAATTCTCGTATTGAAGACCAAGTTGTTGGACTTACTTTTCAAGAGACAAAAAAAGATGAAAGAATGGTTAGCTCTGTGGCACAACTTACCCAGCAGATTGGCCACGTCACTAATGTAGTAAGCCAAGATATTAAAAAGACAGCTAATTTGATGCAGCCaacccaggtaaatgtggatactAAAGAACTAAGCCAACCGCATTCTCTTTTGCACAACATGCATGAGGCAAAAGCCTCAGAGCAACAGAGCCAAGTCACTAGTTCACCATCCCAGCTTCACACACAGGCCATACGGAATGGCCCTCAGCTGTGCTTGCCTAGTGCACAGATACTTTTAGAATCTGCCTGCGACTTACACATGCTTCAGCAGTCAATATTGCAGTCTGGTTTAGGACATGCAAAAGCATCTCCACAAGTCCAGCGCATTCAGAGTCCTCAGCAAGTAACTCATCAGTTCCTTCAGGTTGATGGTCATATGATTCAGAGTAATGGAGGACATTCCCAGCAGCAACTTCATCCTCAAAACTCTGAAGTTATGAAAATGGACATCCCTGAACCTTCAAAGCCACTACAACAACACCTGACATCAAAGGATAACTTTGTTCAGCCAGATCATGAATCCAAGAATCAGTTTGTCTCCCTTGGTTCAGTATGTTTTCCAGAGTCTATGCTTCTTGGTGATGACAGAAATATACTGTCTAATGTAGATGATATCttggcagcaacagctgcagctTGTGGTGTAACTCCATCTGAATTTGCCAAGTCAGCATCTAATGAAGAAGAAATTCATTCAGCTGAAAATGGAGACCATTCAAAGTCTCAGTTCCAGACAATAGATGTCAGACATGCAACTCCCAGCTTCAGCACCTCACCAACAGTTGTTGGAAAACCACTGGGCATCAACAGTATTTCTTTAAATGGAGGCCAGGTTACCCTAAATCTGACAACAGTATCTGCAGTGCATTCAAAAAATATGAATCTTGACCAACAGCACATAGAAACTTCTGGTCAAAGCATTCCTCTTAGAGTTGCCACATCAGAACTTGAACAGAGGCAAGAACAGGCTTCTGGCATAGTTAAGCAACAGTCTAGCATCAATAATGAATCTGAAGGAAAAAAGAATGTTCAAATGGATGGTTCAATAAATCTAAAAGATGTAAACCTTGTTTCAAGTGGAAGGACTCTAAATGAAGGGAGTGCTGTATCAAGCAGTAATTTTAACATGGATAGTGACAGCATTGTGGCTGGAAGTAAGGCTACAGTGTCTTTGCAGCCGATATCTATGCAGCAGCCAGGGGATGGAAATGGTAGCAAAACTGAAGAAGAGAACCAGGTTTTATTACATGAGGACTTTCCGAAGCAAAAGGACAAAGgtcaaaatcaaattaaaaatgcCGGTGAAGATGACACAAATCAAAAGCAATTGAGGAGAGGAGTAGGACAATGTAAACGTCAGAATTCAAGAGGAACAGATGTCAGCTTGCCATATTCTTCTCCTGTTTCTGAAACTTATGAAACTTACCAACATCAAGAAAAAATGAGACAAAAAATCAAAGAAGTAGAAGAAAAACAACCAGAAGTCAGAACAGGATTcattgcatcttttttagattttCTGAAATCTGGACCCAAACAACAGTTTTCAGCTCCTGCTGTACGTGTGCCTAATCGTGTCAGGAGACCTGTTGCCCCAGTCATCAGAGCTCCTTGCCATACTCCACCTTCAAAACCTCAGGTGGCAGTAGCTCCTGCACCTCTCGAGGGCAATGTTGAGATTTCAAACAAAAAGGGTAATGAAGAATCCAAGAGAAATTCAGAAGCATTGCCTTCATTTTCTTCTGATGAAGATTCTGTAGGGGGTAACCAGGATCTTCAAAAAAGCATAACTTCTGCACTATCAACTTTGGACGATACTtccagtaaaaagaaaaagtcag AAATGGAAAAGACTGCATCTAATGCCACCATCAGTACTGTTGTAAAGAAGGAACCTTCTCATATTACTGCTCCAGCAGATCCCCAGGTGAAAACCTGTTTAGTGCAGTCTGAGAAGGACAATGTTGCTACAGACCTGTTAGCAAAAACACAGGCAACTGCTGCAATAGAAGGACATATTGAGGACGAGAATGGGGACAGTGGAGGTGAGGGCATGTACAGAGAACGTGATGAATTTGTTGTGAAGATTGAAGATATAGAGTCACTAAAG GCTGCTTTAAAAGCAGGAaaagagcctccagccatttggaAAGTTCAGAAAGCTTTGTTGCAGAAGTTTGTTCCTGAAGTGCGAGATGGACAGAGAGAATTTGCAGCTACTAACAGT TATCTTGGGTATTTTGGAGACGCAAAATCAAAGTACAAACGAATATATGTGAAGTTAATAGACAACACAAACAAGAAAGAGTATGTCAGAGTGTGTTCCAAGAGACCAGTACTTAAACCTTTACAGTCTACAAG GACTGCACATTCTAAGCCAAGTACTAGTGTCAGTAAAGTCCCTGATCCTCCAGCGCCAAAAATGACTACAGTGACAACAAAAGTTTCTTCAGTGAAACCCAAAGCTAAACAGCCAAAGATAAAGGCTGAACCGCCACCAAAGAAACGGAAGATATGGAAAGAAGAAtttccctcttcacctcagcacaaaACCGATGAAG ACAATGGACCTCCAGCACCCTTAGTTGCTCGCTTTTTGAATACCAGAGCTATGAAGGAAACCTTTAGGAGTTTTATGGAGTTGCTTGTTAGCATTGCCTTGGACCCTGATACAATGGCGGCATTGGAGAAGAGCAATG CTATATACACCAATCAAAAGGCCCACCACAAACCAGTGTCTTCTGTGCTACTGATGTTCTCAGAATGTTTCCAGTGCTATGCAGGGCTTGTTGCAGTACTTTTCTGA
- the QSER1 gene encoding glutamine and serine-rich protein 1 isoform X1 has translation MMDRNYPPAPGFPDPLAPVAAAAASSQPATAWAYDRGASSLKPSLSYGGGHPSETDLLHRQTYTASHQLPAFATTPHPTGLSGIFDNSMHSGNSNTKETSVMNFLTAIESRNAQAVSSGATLLPQFRSPTWQPGMHSSTELFVTGALPASAAFPPTSAYQHPNVFNSRSFATTPSLTLQDATFSTSNGLLTAHDPLVQIKTSQGTVPTALTFERLGSSVLSTSVPPQSSTYRSAQESAPHLLQPQFSLLPSSLGGAQQAPQVYSSSLFTGSTASIERALQRECSVIKHHQRPSSTQSVQAQLTGSQHSLHNYLSSSGGPDFQDTSRQSSLSCSPVGDAAQVSNGGPQQKTSQVSVELAQSYTSAITSPGFPSVSNSKAKHCSTKQPSRSTKTPKPQSIASTVQTQSYSKTAQSQNSVIAGQAQIYSIAQLPSLLSVSQSQNYVSTQSQNMPSVSPAQVFSAIKVEKLPSLYKTLAFSGQSQAITSGSQTLSYSSGQQVLSSVSNENYSGQTRDLSSDSQSQNYSSSHSQGLSTVSQSQVSYSSQSQVLSVISPSETYTTGQSLTLTSPSLPFSSSHVQNLSTSSPPQNYISLHSQAQESSSPQSQKFLPVVQSTSFAIPVHSQALQNSQSSMDTKSYVKRKSDPNLYQTSKQDDQFSMQDLQSLQSQTSLDSTTHGLTNNEVHAQDATYKVSKADNRYSQSVIKSNSRIEDQVVGLTFQETKKDERMVSSVAQLTQQIGHVTNVVSQDIKKTANLMQPTQVNVDTKELSQPHSLLHNMHEAKASEQQSQVTSSPSQLHTQAIRNGPQLCLPSAQILLESACDLHMLQQSILQSGLGHAKASPQVQRIQSPQQVTHQFLQVDGHMIQSNGGHSQQQLHPQNSEVMKMDIPEPSKPLQQHLTSKDNFVQPDHESKNQFVSLGSVCFPESMLLGDDRNILSNVDDILAATAAACGVTPSEFAKSASNEEEIHSAENGDHSKSQFQTIDVRHATPSFSTSPTVVGKPLGINSISLNGGQVTLNLTTVSAVHSKNMNLDQQHIETSGQSIPLRVATSELEQRQEQASGIVKQQSSINNESEGKKNVQMDGSINLKDVNLVSSGRTLNEGSAVSSSNFNMDSDSIVAGSKATVSLQPISMQQPGDGNGSKTEEENQVLLHEDFPKQKDKGQNQIKNAGEDDTNQKQLRRGVGQCKRQNSRGTDVSLPYSSPVSETYETYQHQEKMRQKIKEVEEKQPEVRTGFIASFLDFLKSGPKQQFSAPAVRVPNRVRRPVAPVIRAPCHTPPSKPQVAVAPAPLEGNVEISNKKGNEESKRNSEALPSFSSDEDSVGGNQDLQKSITSALSTLDDTSSKKKKSEMEKTASNATISTVVKKEPSHITAPADPQVKTCLVQSEKDNVATDLLAKTQATAAIEGHIEDENGDSGGEGMYRERDEFVVKIEDIESLKAALKAGKEPPAIWKVQKALLQKFVPEVRDGQREFAATNSYLGYFGDAKSKYKRIYVKLIDNTNKKEYVRVCSKRPVLKPLQSTRTAHSKPSTSVSKVPDPPAPKMTTVTTKVSSVKPKAKQPKIKAEPPPKKRKIWKEEFPSSPQHKTDEDNGPPAPLVARFLNTRAMKETFRSFMELLVSIALDPDTMAALEKSNDELLLPHMRKIDGMLNDNRRRLLSKLHLERSFKAALESFPELTIITRDSKTKTGVSAVSRIKMNGKAYNKKTLRLSKATTKLAQEFAVDPEKIPLCSLYHSLHHYKYHMFLRCKVEISSVQKKNADLGQEEIVQQCMKNVKWVEDLFEKFGELLNHVQQKCS, from the exons ATGATGGACAGGAACTACCCGCCGGCCCCCGGCTTCCCCGACCCGCTGGCTCcagtcgccgccgccgccgcgtcCTCCCAGCCGGCCACCGCCTGGGCCTACGACCGGGGCGCCAGCAGCCTCAAGCCCAG tttaaGCTATGGAGGCGGGCATCCATCAGAAACGGATCTGCTTCACAGACAAACATACACAGCTTCTCATCAGCTTCCTGCATTTGCTACCACACCTCACCCCACTG GTCTTTCAGGGATTTTTGATAACTCTATGCACAGTGGCAATAGCAACACTAAGGAAACATCAGTTATGAATTTTCTGACTGCAATAGAATCCCGCAATGCTCAGGCTGTTTCTTCAGGAGCAACTCTCTTACCACAGTTCAGGTCTCCAACATGGCAGCCAG GTATGCATTCTTCAACTGAACTTTTTGTTACTGGAGCCTTGCCTGCTTCTGCAGCTTTTCCACCAACTTCAGCTTATCAGCATCCCAATGTGTTTAACAGTAGAAGCTTTGCTACCACACCTTCTCTGACACTTCAAGATGCAACTTTCAGCACGTCAAATGGGCTTCTAACTGCTCATGATCCTTTAGTTCAGATCAAGACATCCCAAGGCACAGTTCCTACTGCACTGACATTTGAGCGCCTTGGCAGTTCCGTGTTAAGTACCAGCGTACCACCACAGTCTTCAACATATCGCTCCGCTCAAGAATCTGCACCCCATCTCTTGCAACCACAGTTTAGTTTGTTGCCTTCATCACTTGGAGGCGCTCAGCAAGCTCCTCAGGTGTATAGTTCATCTCTTTTTACTGGTTCTACTGCCTCTATTGAAAGAGCACTGCAGCGAGAATGTAGTGTTATTAAACACCATCAGCGGCCTTCAAGTACACAGTCTGTTCAGGCACAACTAACTGGTTCACAGCATTCCTTACACAACTATTTATCAAGTTCAGGTGGACCTGATTTTCAGGATACATCCCGGCAGTCATCCTTATCTTGTAGTCCAGTTGGCGATGCTGCTCAGGTGAGCAATGGTGGACCACAGCAGAAGACCTCTCAAGTTTCAGTAGAACTTGCTCAGTCATACACATCTGCAATAACATCGCCTGGTTTCCCATCTGTTTCTAATAGCAAGGCAAAACACTGTTCTACGAAGCAGCCATCAAGGTCAACAAAGACCCCTAAGCCTCAAAGCATAGCCTCTACTGTGCAAACACAAAGCTATTCCAAAACTGCACAAAGCCAGAATTCTGTAATAGCAGGTCAAGCACAAATCTATTCTATAGCACAACTCCCAAGCCTCTTGTCAGTAAGCCAATCACAAAATTATGTTTCGACGCAGTCACAGAATATGCCATCTGTCAGCCCTGCGCAAGTATTCTCAGCCATCAAAGTTGAGAAGCTGCCTTCATTGTACAAAACTCTTGCTTTTTCTGGGCAATCACAAGCTATTACTTCTGGTAGCCAGACTCTAAGTTATTCTTCTGGTCAACAGGTATTAAGTTCAGTTTCAAATGAGAACTACTCTGGGCAAACAAGGGATCTTTCTTCAGACAGCCAATCTCAAAATTATTCTTCTAGTCATTCTCAGGGTTTATCAACAGTTAGCCAATCACAGGTTAGCTATTCATCTCAATCACAGGTTTTGTCAGTTATTAGTCCTTCAGAAACGTATACTACAGGGCAATCTTTAACATTAACTTCACCATCTCTTCCATTTTCTTCTTCTCATGTTCAAAACTTGTCCACTTCTAGCCCTCCTCAGAACTACATTTCTTTACATTCTCAGGCACAAGAGTCATCCTCTCCACAGTCTCAAAAGTTTTTGCCAGTTGTGCAGTCAACTTCTTTTGCAATTCCAGTTCATTCACAAGCATTGCAGAACAGCCAATCTTCCATGGATACAAAATCATATGTTAAAAGGAAATCTGACCCTAACTTGTATCAAACATCAAAACAAGATGATCAGTTCTCAATGCAAGATTTGCAGTCATTGCAGTCTCAAACATCTCTTGATTCCACTACTCACGGGCTAACCAATAATGAAGTTCATGCTCAGGATGCAACGTACAAGGTTTCCAAAGCAGATAATCGGTATTCTCAAAGCGTAATCAAGAGTAATTCTCGTATTGAAGACCAAGTTGTTGGACTTACTTTTCAAGAGACAAAAAAAGATGAAAGAATGGTTAGCTCTGTGGCACAACTTACCCAGCAGATTGGCCACGTCACTAATGTAGTAAGCCAAGATATTAAAAAGACAGCTAATTTGATGCAGCCaacccaggtaaatgtggatactAAAGAACTAAGCCAACCGCATTCTCTTTTGCACAACATGCATGAGGCAAAAGCCTCAGAGCAACAGAGCCAAGTCACTAGTTCACCATCCCAGCTTCACACACAGGCCATACGGAATGGCCCTCAGCTGTGCTTGCCTAGTGCACAGATACTTTTAGAATCTGCCTGCGACTTACACATGCTTCAGCAGTCAATATTGCAGTCTGGTTTAGGACATGCAAAAGCATCTCCACAAGTCCAGCGCATTCAGAGTCCTCAGCAAGTAACTCATCAGTTCCTTCAGGTTGATGGTCATATGATTCAGAGTAATGGAGGACATTCCCAGCAGCAACTTCATCCTCAAAACTCTGAAGTTATGAAAATGGACATCCCTGAACCTTCAAAGCCACTACAACAACACCTGACATCAAAGGATAACTTTGTTCAGCCAGATCATGAATCCAAGAATCAGTTTGTCTCCCTTGGTTCAGTATGTTTTCCAGAGTCTATGCTTCTTGGTGATGACAGAAATATACTGTCTAATGTAGATGATATCttggcagcaacagctgcagctTGTGGTGTAACTCCATCTGAATTTGCCAAGTCAGCATCTAATGAAGAAGAAATTCATTCAGCTGAAAATGGAGACCATTCAAAGTCTCAGTTCCAGACAATAGATGTCAGACATGCAACTCCCAGCTTCAGCACCTCACCAACAGTTGTTGGAAAACCACTGGGCATCAACAGTATTTCTTTAAATGGAGGCCAGGTTACCCTAAATCTGACAACAGTATCTGCAGTGCATTCAAAAAATATGAATCTTGACCAACAGCACATAGAAACTTCTGGTCAAAGCATTCCTCTTAGAGTTGCCACATCAGAACTTGAACAGAGGCAAGAACAGGCTTCTGGCATAGTTAAGCAACAGTCTAGCATCAATAATGAATCTGAAGGAAAAAAGAATGTTCAAATGGATGGTTCAATAAATCTAAAAGATGTAAACCTTGTTTCAAGTGGAAGGACTCTAAATGAAGGGAGTGCTGTATCAAGCAGTAATTTTAACATGGATAGTGACAGCATTGTGGCTGGAAGTAAGGCTACAGTGTCTTTGCAGCCGATATCTATGCAGCAGCCAGGGGATGGAAATGGTAGCAAAACTGAAGAAGAGAACCAGGTTTTATTACATGAGGACTTTCCGAAGCAAAAGGACAAAGgtcaaaatcaaattaaaaatgcCGGTGAAGATGACACAAATCAAAAGCAATTGAGGAGAGGAGTAGGACAATGTAAACGTCAGAATTCAAGAGGAACAGATGTCAGCTTGCCATATTCTTCTCCTGTTTCTGAAACTTATGAAACTTACCAACATCAAGAAAAAATGAGACAAAAAATCAAAGAAGTAGAAGAAAAACAACCAGAAGTCAGAACAGGATTcattgcatcttttttagattttCTGAAATCTGGACCCAAACAACAGTTTTCAGCTCCTGCTGTACGTGTGCCTAATCGTGTCAGGAGACCTGTTGCCCCAGTCATCAGAGCTCCTTGCCATACTCCACCTTCAAAACCTCAGGTGGCAGTAGCTCCTGCACCTCTCGAGGGCAATGTTGAGATTTCAAACAAAAAGGGTAATGAAGAATCCAAGAGAAATTCAGAAGCATTGCCTTCATTTTCTTCTGATGAAGATTCTGTAGGGGGTAACCAGGATCTTCAAAAAAGCATAACTTCTGCACTATCAACTTTGGACGATACTtccagtaaaaagaaaaagtcag AAATGGAAAAGACTGCATCTAATGCCACCATCAGTACTGTTGTAAAGAAGGAACCTTCTCATATTACTGCTCCAGCAGATCCCCAGGTGAAAACCTGTTTAGTGCAGTCTGAGAAGGACAATGTTGCTACAGACCTGTTAGCAAAAACACAGGCAACTGCTGCAATAGAAGGACATATTGAGGACGAGAATGGGGACAGTGGAGGTGAGGGCATGTACAGAGAACGTGATGAATTTGTTGTGAAGATTGAAGATATAGAGTCACTAAAG GCTGCTTTAAAAGCAGGAaaagagcctccagccatttggaAAGTTCAGAAAGCTTTGTTGCAGAAGTTTGTTCCTGAAGTGCGAGATGGACAGAGAGAATTTGCAGCTACTAACAGT TATCTTGGGTATTTTGGAGACGCAAAATCAAAGTACAAACGAATATATGTGAAGTTAATAGACAACACAAACAAGAAAGAGTATGTCAGAGTGTGTTCCAAGAGACCAGTACTTAAACCTTTACAGTCTACAAG GACTGCACATTCTAAGCCAAGTACTAGTGTCAGTAAAGTCCCTGATCCTCCAGCGCCAAAAATGACTACAGTGACAACAAAAGTTTCTTCAGTGAAACCCAAAGCTAAACAGCCAAAGATAAAGGCTGAACCGCCACCAAAGAAACGGAAGATATGGAAAGAAGAAtttccctcttcacctcagcacaaaACCGATGAAG ACAATGGACCTCCAGCACCCTTAGTTGCTCGCTTTTTGAATACCAGAGCTATGAAGGAAACCTTTAGGAGTTTTATGGAGTTGCTTGTTAGCATTGCCTTGGACCCTGATACAATGGCGGCATTGGAGAAGAGCAATG atgagctgcttttGCCTCACATGAGAAAAATTGATGGCATGCTAAATGACAATAGAAGAAGGCTGCTTTCCAAATTACACTTAGAGCGCTCATTCAAG GCTGCTCTGGAAAGCTTTCCTGAACTGACAATAATCACTCGTGATTCTAAAACAAAAACCGGAGTGAGTGCAGTTTCTAGaatcaaaatgaatgggaaagCTTATAACAAGAAAACATTGAGGCTCTCTAAAGCAACCACTAAATTAGCCCAG